One Ictalurus furcatus strain D&B chromosome 7, Billie_1.0, whole genome shotgun sequence genomic window, GTTCTCTTTCAGCGCATTTTGGTTTGCCCCATATAATTCCTCAACCTGTAAACAGGGTATGAGGTCACTCTGAGGCTGATTGATGTAATGAATCAAacgactttcttttttttttacacaataatACTACACTACTATATACCACGTCTTTTCGCCTAGATGTTCATTATTAGATATTGTCATGAAATCTGAGGACCCACCATTTGTCCATTCTTGTAAAAGTAGAAAGATGGCATGGTGATGATGTAGTGAATGACTACATCCTAGTGGAGACACAGTGGGAGAAGTTATATTAGCCGAAATAAATATGCTCATTCACCACTAGGCTAGCAGATAGCAATCTTTAATATCATCCTTTCATTTGGGCACACAGCTCCCAGTGCACTCTACAAGACGGGACATCACAGCTGTCTAGGTGCCATTTCAATGCCCAGGAGATCTATGCAAACTAGTCTCATTTCCTTTGATGTGGTGCAGGCAatttttagcatgtttttgtaACCTCTCCTACTAACAGTGCTGCAAACTCCTTCTTTAATTTTACCAAAGGAAGTAGTGTAGAGAAAAATTAAGCAAGGCAGAATATTGTTCTAAAAACAACCACGGCATAAACCTGCCATGAGTAATATGAAACGTAACATTTACCTTAACTGGCTGACATTTTAGACCAAGAAAAATGTTACAATTGATACAGGATAACTGAGAAGTTGAGGGTTAATGGTTTTGCTCAACTTGAACTTTTTTCAACatggggaaagtcttcagaacagagggcTTTGAATTTTcatggtaacatgacaagctgaatttctttgttttatgaactttaggagagagaaaaaaaggcagGTTAGagaatgagtgtttatagctgttgtGAGGAAAGTGATAGCAGGCACTatggatggataaaaagtacaatgtgtcattcgttgattaataattaataataaagggACATtgtcattggaaaataatcacctttggGCTGTTAACAGTAGCTCTGCTAATAAGTTGTCTGgtgaaaaactacttgagtaaatatcttttaatatctccCAAACTGAGACAACTAATTTGAAAATGTTATATATCTGAGGAAGGGGGCAtgatggtttagtggttagcacatttgcctcgcaccgcCTGAGTTGGGGTTTCGTTTcctgctgctgccctgtgtgaatggagcttgcatgttctcccaattCTTCAGGGGTCTcatggtactctggtttcctcccccagtccatagacatAAGTTGTAGGCTTACTGGAGTTTCCAAAATTgcccacagtgtgtgtgtgattgtgccctgtgatgggttggaaccctgcccagagtgtcccctgctttgtgccccgagattcactgcaaccctgtgtaggataaacagtaccgaaaatggatggatagatacaaGGAATGCATTTCTGAACGATTATATTAACTAAGCAACTGAGCTATGCTAAAGCTAAAATGCCACCCCACCACCTCAATTGTAAACAGCAGTGATCACCAACCCTCTTTCTTCAGATCTgctttcctgcaggtttcacctccaaccaaaatctaacacacagCAATGATTAGAtagtcaggtgggcatgattatggttggagctaatcttcaggaacagggttggtgaccactggtcaaCAGTATATAAAGAAAGGTAATGTTACTAGgctaatattttacatttcaaaccAGGAGTGCTGATGCATGATGGGGGGTGTCCCTTATTTTTCCTCACTGAAGATGGCATCCTGATGGCTAAAGGATAGACTTTGAGCAGGAAACTTCTTTGCTTTGATTGGGTCTCATaattagttttttaaattttgaacATAGTTATTTTAATAGAGTTAGTCATCTGGGGTTAAATAACTTTTTAGCCTGTAACAGAAAAGCTGAAAGTATTTGAAACGctcaaacattttaaacaggGATATGTAGACTTAATATTCACAGAAGTCTTAACATACTGTGCAAATGAGAAACTGGtgttatatttcacacacacacaaaaaaaaaaaatgtatgttatACAgataaatgttcattaaattTCCATTCAAGCACTTTATCATAGTCTGGGTTGCCATAAATCCAGATTGTATCCCACACCAGGCATGAGGTCATGTGGAGAAAAGGACCTGCAGTGCAGTTGGACAAACACAGGAAGCACTGCATAATACATTCATCAGTAACTTTCAATATTTCCTTGTCTTGTTTCATTTTAATAGAATCATTAACAATATTGTATCACAGCACCATCTAGTGGATATCAactattttgagctgaaataacTCATTATCACGAAGAAATAAAACCTGAAGGGAAACCTGTTCGTCGTGAAACCATGCCACCGATCTCTACACACTACCAATTGTCTCATGTGCTGCACACAAAACtaaaaatctaagacaaaaaaaaaaatccttgaacTATTTCCCCATGTGTAATGAATAGATGTACTATATGAAAGagacactttttgaattaaattacaggggcGGGGGGGAGGGACCACAAACTTGTCcgcaatattcaaatttttttgaggTGCACCTGTAAAGTGTGCCGCAGTGTGAACACAGAACAGAGGTATATTGTTTGGACATTGAGCTCAGCTACAATTTAATGCTGCCAAAATCTTAATCTTTAAAAGCTGCTTTCTCTACTATAAaccattcttaaaaaaaaaaaaaaaaaaaaaaaaaaaaaaaaaaaaaaaaaaaaaaaaaaaaaagaagaagaagaaactctACAAAGACAAACCCAAGATTTTATTACATGTGTAGCAGGGGACAGTTTCACAAGTCTGAGCCAGAAGAAAGAAGCTTTCAGACTTTAACAATGGCTTTCCCGAGGTTTTCTCCCTGCAGCATCCCCATGAAGGCAGCTGGCATGTTCTCAAAACCCACAGTCACATGCTCTCTACACTTCAGCTTTCCctacagaataaacaaaaaacagccaGTCCACAAAATGTGAATAAGTCAATTAAAATTGGATTCAAAGACTCCACATTAGCTAAGGAGGATACGTTCAATGAGGAGTTAAGAGACTTAGAAGCTACTACTTGCCTCCTGCAGCCAAATCAACAGCCTTTTCAGAGACTCCGCATTCTTATGTGCCCATCTCCCCACCAAGAAGCCCTCCATCCGCAACTCCTTAAAGAGTATAGGCAGGTGTGGATAAGGACctgtgagaaagacagacagaccctTCCCCATTATGATACTTTTGCCATATGTGCCATAGTGTATGTCGACACCCGattatcacacccatatatggttTGTCCCCAAATTGTTTGAAagcacaattgtacagaatgtcttaaccctgtagcattaagatttcccttcactggaaccaagaggcccacacctgttccagcatgacaatgccccatgcacaaagtgagctctgTAAAAGGCACAGTGTGCTGAAGTTTCAGTGGAAGAATTCAACTGCACTCCGGGCCTCCTCACTTCACCTCAAATGAGCGAGtgcctcactaatgctcttcaGATCCTAATAATGGAGTACAGAGACTCACTGTGTCTGAAAGCTCTCCCTCACTTGTTCATGATTTACTGTTCTATATAGAACAGGATAATGGGGCAGCAGTGAAGGAAACATGAGACGGAATTCAGACAGAACTCAATATTCAAGAAACACAATCATGATATCATTAGATAAACATGAATATTAGGATTAAACCATCAAGCCGAAgctataaatatacaataaagaAAGCATTAAAAGCTAGACTTCTATTGAAGATACAAGACTCAGTTACTTGTACAGCCAACAATTACTTTGTTATTTGTAGCAGTCTgactcttatttacatttatatacaaagtCTGTCTGCACTGGTATACAGCTtaacaatgaaatgaaaaactgaaAGAGAAATCACTACACACTGTGGTACTTATTGCAGAAGTAGTGTACATCAGTTGCACTATAGGTAATAAAAGTGCACTATCCAGGGAATAGGATTTGTCCGATGAGAATTCAGAACACATTACAAAATAGCTGCACCCCATATAGTGCGTGAGACACGCCAGTGGATAAGAGACCAAGGACGTGGTAATGTATATTTAAGAGTAAGACCAATGTGTCTTACAAGTGCCAATTACAGCATCACAAGCTAggcccttttttttaatgactatcAGCTTTCTGGAAAGCTTCCAATTGTATAAATTTACAGTTAACCTGAACTTAAATACTTAAGTACCAAGACAAGATTGAAGTTTGGCATCAAATGCAGACAGACCTGTTTGGGGTTCATCATCATTGTAAAGGGAAATTCCTCCACAAACAGCGATCCTCCCAAACGTCTTCATCTGTGAAAGCGCAACACTGGAGAAATGCCCACCAACCTGTTAATACAAGTAAATTGTCCTTTAGGGCATCAACAAACCAAGTGGAAATGGGAATACTAGAGCAGGGATGCCCAATCTTTTCCACAGAggaccggtgtgggtgcagggtttcattccaatcaagcagaagccatactAGAATCAGTTTAATCAGCtcatcttggctttcaatagacccAGGTGTGGTTTCTGCTTAATTTTAAGCTGCCACTgccgggcccttgagcaaggcccttaaccttcaactgctgtATAAAAAAATTAGAGCTGCAAGTtggtctggataagggtgtgTTAAATGCcatagatgtaaatgtaatgaaaactTACACCGTCCCATTCCAGATAAAACTGGACAAGCCTGTACTACCATTAATCCATTACCCTCATAAGTGAGACACCCAATATAACATTCCAATTTCTtctacagcagtggtcaccaacccggttagtggagatctaccttcctgaagacctTAGCTCCAACTATAATCATGCACAATCATGCACGCCTTAAGTTCTTGATAAACTAACACAAGTGTATTGAATTTTGGTTGAGaggaaacctgcaggaaggtagatcttaAGGAAGAGGGTTCTTCTACAGACCTAAAACCATTTCCTTACATTATCAAAGTAGCACTCATATCCCTCTGGTGAGGCTTGTTTTAGAGCTTCCTCCAGAGAGGACACAGTTTTGTAGTTGAAGGCATAGTCGAAACCCAGCTCTTTCAGATAGGCCACTTTAGCATCACTCCCAGCTGAAGCCACCACTTTACAGCCTTTCAGTTTAGCAATCTGACCCACAACGCTCCCAACAGCACCAGCCGCCGCGTTCACCAGGAGGGTCTCCCCCGGTTTAATGGCCAAAACCTCTTCTAAACCATATAGACCAGTCAGCCTGTGGCAAGAAAAAATAAGGGTGGGCTTATTAATCATTAACAgtacaaaataattaaagacTAATGGATTGGACTGAGCTTTTTAAATCTGAAACAAAATACATGCAATGCTAAATGCAGCAAGCCTTGCAAAACCAGAAAAGCAGAGTCAGTgagcacaaaaagaaaaaaaaaaaaaaaaaaaaaaaaaaattaaagccaTACAAGCTTCCCTCAAAACCATTCAATTGCACTCATCATGattcataaacatttttaattggcTGTTTTCCCCCATGTTGATCCAGTGTTTCATAGCAACCTGCAAAGGTGCCCGTCATCTGAAGTTTTacagggttttttattttttatttttttaaagagaagcCATCATAATATAAAACCTCTGTTTCTCCAAAATGAGACCTGATTGAAAACTCACAGCATACATCAGTTTCGACTGGGAGAGTATCTCAAATTGGATTTAGGTCATCACAGGCACAGCTAGTAgcattaaacaaacacaaatatttgAATACATACAAATAATTTCTTCCAACTGTATGCTTCCACCTTTATCCCTTGTTATTTTGAATTACTTTATCTTCCAGCTGATCAAGGATCATAATCTGAATTTGTACCCTGGCATGCCGATGGCGccgagagcaagagaaagaggaacAGTCTGAGGCCAGTCGCTCAGGACCCGGGTGAAACTGGTTCCATCggatattgtgtgtgttctccAGCCGCACCGGCCAACTACATGACTGCCCTCAGGAAATGCTGGGTTTTTACTCCGAATTACTCTGAGGAGAAAAACATGAAGATTAAAGGAATGAGCATAAATGACTGAATGGACATAACAGTAAGGTAACTTAACAGTActaataaagacagaaaatgattCAGCAACATAGTGAAAGAGTTTGCCTCTTACTTGGCCACTTGCGCTCCGATCACCACATCTCCTGGCTGCATTCGCCCACTACTAAAAGGCCTGAAAATAAAAGGGACCATCAATACAACAGCCTTCTTAAGAAAATATGCTTAATATCTCAAGCAGAAGGCAGCAAAtgtgttttaattgtttaacTTGCAAAAATACACCATCGCTaagagttttttaaaaaaaaataataataaaaagctcaTGTGAACACAGGAACAATTATAGatgaacatatacagtataaaaacatGTCAACACCATCCAGAATCTAACTGCAAATCAAATGGcttcaaacaaagaaaagaattttaatCAAAAATATAACTGCTGgatttgaaaagcaaaaaactatgaaaaagacaaatgtaCATACATGTTTATTTACCTCAAATGTCCAAGTTAATGAAAGCTACACAGTTGAAAGAACAGACAGATTGATGCTTACCGCATGTAGGGATCCACACTTAGGAACACTGCTTCCAAAAGTACTTCTGCAATAATTATTCACAATGAGCAAAAATAAGATATGAATCCAGCAGACAAAATGTGAAGTGTGTTCATGCACCAACCTCCATCTTTTGGCTCAGGCAGCTGCTCCAGCTTCAGCTCAAAGTCACTGTCTTTAGGAAAACCCTCAAAGTACTGCTTCAGGATCCACGTCTTGGCTTGGACCATATTTTTGCCTGAGGTAACTGGGGTAAATGAGTGTAAAACTACTGCATACCTAGCTAAGCATCTGGGGTTGTAGAATGCAGACAGAATAAAATATTGTTGTTATAATGCTGCATATTGAGATTGCAATATACCTTGAGATATACTGCTTCTATATTGACGTGCAATTGATAGGCCTCATAGATAGATATTTGCACATTATATGCAAATCATAATTGCACCTTTGATGTGAAAGGATTAAATAATGTAAAGCTGCAGTAAAACCCAATGCTAATTAATGTTAAGcttaatgttattaattttttttttcagatttcaaTTTTTCGATACTTGAACGACTAGGGTGGAGTCGACCCCAGCCAAAGAGTCAATTCCGCGATTCCAGTCAATCGAGAATCGACTCCGAAGgtttgtgaaatgtaaatagcTCTTGTAATGAAAATAGCTCATGTTCGCTCACTGACGAGGTAAAttaagaaagcaaaaaaagataataatccGAAGTCAAACAAAATGTATCTCTACACATCGTAAACGTCAGCAGTCTGACAGTATCGAGAAATTTTCTGGAATCGACTCGAGTGAATTCAACCGTCGAATCAGAGTCGGAGTCGACTCCAAAGTTTCTGGAGTCGAACAGCAAGCTAACAATACAGGTTTGAACACAACAGAAGAAAGTTAAATCTATTTCCATGCCGTTATTCTTTATACCAAATACATTTGCTTGAAATGacgctgtttaaaaaaagtgcaaatattaccctatttatttatttatttatttatttatttatctatctatctatctatcgtttACCTGCTATAGATGTCTGTGCAATTCTACGCCACTGAAGGGGTCCTGatccgtgtgtgtttgttgtgtgtagACTGGCTCTTGCCTTTATCCTTTTTTCTCATAGGCTTACGCTACATcacctggattctgattggttgacaTAAAAAGACGCCAATCATATCTGACTTGGCAACGTAATcacgtctttaaaaaaaaaacaaacaaaaaaaaacatattaaacctatttttaaAGTGGCGACCCAAATCAAAACGTATATTCAGTTGTTTAATTCCTGAAAAAAGCAGACATTTTTCGTTAtggtttaatatttatttcatatggaatattaattaaaaaagaacaGCCCACCCACAAGAAATGACGTAGACCTGCGCGCGCTCTTTCCGTAGTTTTGAACGGGCTTCACGAGACGCTAACACTCCTCGTTGAGAGATTAGCCACACTGCTAACTGTTCGCGAGACAAACAAACTAACCAGAATCACCGTTTTATTCACAGGTAAgaactttctttaaaaaaataatatttacccAGTTAATTTATTGCTTTCTTGACGTTATCGCGCTAGCTTGTTAGCTAGCTCGAGCTAGCTGTTTCCTAGCTAGTATACTTGAATAATATACGCTTCACTGTTTGTCGCTGGttagctaagctaagctaacgcCATATTTGTTCAGCTTCAACTGTCACTTTATTCGCTCAGCATCCGAGACCAATTCAGCGTTAAATTTAAGATTACTCCTAACTTATCCGTCTTGTATGTTAGTATCGGTTATGTTAAGTTCATGTAGCGAGGTGAGTTATTGGCTATTATACCGCAAAGTACAATAAAGCGTTGATTAatattctgtaacagcagctccaactgtagtttactgtaattcaaatcacaggtttaattttttttattaaagcactGGTTTTAATATGCtgtgtttctatagtaagagTTCATTCATATTAGTTATTTAAACACTGGTCAGGTGAAGTtctctgtaaggagacgtttatgtgAGAGTGCTTTGTACAAGTCAGGATATTATTCCTCACAGGAGACATTTCAGGACAGAAGACACGCCCTTATCCCTTCTGCGtcccttttattcatttattcgtgCATGTTTTTGCCTGACTGGAGATTATTGGGAATAGGAGATAACAGTTATAACAATATGTTATATGTTTACACATGAAATATTAGTGGTGTGTAGATTTCTATAGACCCCAAACAAACTTGCTACTCGATAGTCTACATGTACGGCAGTGATATCTACACAAAAAGCTGTGGAATGACCAAcacaagtttttttgttttaagtatTTTGCATGTATAAtagtaaatgtttaaaagatattgtttttattaatcaaTCAAAAGCTCACAAAAAATCATGGTAAGGCTGAAGTTTTGGTCACCAAACGTGACGTTCAGACGTTTCAGCCTCGCCGTGACTTTTTTTGTGAGCTTTTGAttgatgaagaaaaataatatatgtattattatgcATGTGAATTTTTGAAAAACTTGTGTTGGTCATTCCACAGCTTTTTGTACTGAGGCAGTAAAGAAGAAATGGTACTTCTGTGgcatttctgtaacatttattttcctGACCTCATTCTTCAACTTGTCTTCTTGCTCtccagcaactttttttttt contains:
- the LOC128610285 gene encoding prostaglandin reductase 1, which translates into the protein MVQAKTWILKQYFEGFPKDSDFELKLEQLPEPKDGEVLLEAVFLSVDPYMRPFSSGRMQPGDVVIGAQVAKVIRSKNPAFPEGSHVVGRCGWRTHTISDGTSFTRVLSDWPQTVPLSLALGAIGMPGLTGLYGLEEVLAIKPGETLLVNAAAGAVGSVVGQIAKLKGCKVVASAGSDAKVAYLKELGFDYAFNYKTVSSLEEALKQASPEGYECYFDNVGGHFSSVALSQMKTFGRIAVCGGISLYNDDEPQTGPYPHLPILFKELRMEGFLVGRWAHKNAESLKRLLIWLQEGKLKCREHVTVGFENMPAAFMGMLQGENLGKAIVKV